From the Bacteroidales bacterium genome, one window contains:
- a CDS encoding C1 family peptidase, producing MNKLLLLTVAVLFSGSVIAQKNISEKELNIIKSSYDSNDAYMKAVTNAVTNNDIKKLALNRQNIGKTDHSFKYKVNVSGITNQKFSGRCWMFTSYNILRPKVIEKYNLKSFEYSTNYLYFTDIFEKSNMFLEGIIETRGLSINDRKVEWLFYNVAGDGGVWNSFINLVEKYGLVPKEVMPETNSSENTRMMIRLIRRKLREDAMELRSIKGTDDVLRKHKIEMLKDIYKILAINLGEPPVEFNWRFTDKDGNITPVKTYTPKSYMKEILGDINFNDYVMLMDDPSKPYYKLYEIEKDRNVTEGKNWKYINLPADEIKQFALKSIKENEAMYFSCDVGKQLNKDEGLLDIDNYDYESLFGVKFDMNKRERILTRESGSTHGMALVGVDVDKDGKITKWLLENSWGKTSGHNGYLTMTDRWFDEYMFRVVILKRFLDEKTLKISDQESILLPPWDPMFSADE from the coding sequence ATGAATAAATTATTACTATTAACTGTTGCTGTATTATTTTCAGGTTCAGTAATTGCACAAAAAAATATTTCCGAAAAGGAATTAAATATTATTAAAAGTTCTTATGATTCAAATGATGCCTATATGAAAGCTGTAACAAACGCTGTTACAAATAATGATATAAAAAAACTGGCATTAAACAGGCAAAATATCGGCAAAACAGATCATTCATTTAAATATAAAGTTAATGTAAGCGGAATTACCAATCAAAAATTTTCGGGCAGATGTTGGATGTTTACAAGTTACAATATTCTTCGACCTAAAGTTATTGAAAAATATAATCTAAAATCCTTTGAATACTCTACTAACTATCTGTATTTCACGGATATTTTTGAAAAATCAAATATGTTTCTTGAAGGTATTATCGAAACACGAGGATTAAGTATAAATGATCGGAAAGTTGAATGGTTATTTTATAATGTAGCAGGAGACGGCGGTGTATGGAATTCGTTCATTAATTTGGTTGAAAAGTATGGTCTTGTACCAAAAGAAGTTATGCCTGAGACAAATTCAAGCGAAAATACTCGAATGATGATTCGTTTAATAAGAAGAAAATTGAGAGAAGATGCTATGGAACTTCGATCAATTAAAGGAACTGATGATGTTTTAAGAAAACATAAAATTGAAATGTTGAAAGACATTTATAAAATATTGGCAATTAACCTTGGTGAACCACCTGTGGAATTTAATTGGAGATTTACCGATAAAGACGGAAACATCACACCGGTGAAAACATATACACCAAAATCGTATATGAAAGAAATACTTGGAGATATAAATTTCAATGATTATGTAATGTTAATGGATGACCCTTCTAAACCTTATTATAAATTATACGAAATTGAAAAAGACAGAAATGTAACGGAGGGCAAAAATTGGAAATACATTAATCTACCTGCCGATGAGATTAAGCAATTTGCATTAAAATCAATAAAAGAAAATGAAGCTATGTATTTTTCATGCGATGTAGGTAAGCAATTAAATAAGGATGAAGGTTTGTTAGATATTGATAATTATGACTATGAATCACTTTTTGGCGTTAAATTTGATATGAATAAGAGAGAGCGAATTTTAACACGTGAAAGCGGGTCAACTCACGGAATGGCATTAGTAGGAGTTGATGTTGATAAAGACGGAAAAATTACAAAATGGCTTTTGGAAAACAGTTGGGGTAAAACATCCGGACACAACGGCTACTTGACAATGACAGACAGATGGTTTGATGAATATATGTTTAGAGTAGTAATCTTAAAACGGTTTTTAGATGAAAAAACTCTAAAGATTTCAGATCAAGAATCTATATTATTACCGCCTTGGGATCCGATGTTCAGTGCTGATGAATAG
- a CDS encoding T9SS type A sorting domain-containing protein, protein MKKQIIFLVLFFFVTTNLLSQNWKPLNLSAKYNYQIDTAEYITNTLWIDSVQVIEEDSVFYLNRIMTINPTNNYYAYKNQPQFLMRKMLKESDSLYIFSDTTEFIIKPLANYTDTWIFNEENAVSAIISAEIEEEVFGQLDSVKIISLSDGKSIKISKNFGILEFFNWETDAKYNLVGIEGTQEFGEQVPDFWDFYNFQVGDTIERSEYEYSYTISYESLSSRDEKYAINSVEITPDEVICEISGMYYSYFWDYYNGSSSHAGYFSRTDTYTENNTYTTTIITNSYNHELIQLNEYFYMEDEIPFYRNLETDYENDLYTKKVDDGAGINESILYINSGTNENLLIGVYILENAKLKYTETLGMTEYEKEIALDGEGAFHEHNELLGYIRDGITYGNVHPDSWYINYMDVENIDNKLKIYPNPTTNFINIVFPENNSQKLIIEINDFTGKQVLHFQTQNRDQQINVSGLNSGLYFLTIISDNNIYKIKFVKK, encoded by the coding sequence ATGAAAAAACAAATAATATTTTTGGTATTATTTTTTTTTGTTACAACTAACCTTCTGTCTCAAAATTGGAAACCTCTTAATTTATCAGCTAAATATAATTATCAAATTGATACTGCTGAATATATTACAAATACATTATGGATAGATTCTGTACAAGTAATTGAAGAAGATTCTGTTTTTTACCTTAACAGAATTATGACCATCAATCCTACAAATAATTATTATGCATATAAAAACCAACCACAGTTTTTAATGCGTAAAATGCTTAAAGAATCAGACAGTTTATATATTTTTAGTGATACAACGGAGTTTATTATTAAACCTTTAGCAAATTATACGGATACTTGGATTTTTAATGAAGAAAATGCTGTTTCGGCAATAATTTCTGCTGAAATTGAAGAAGAAGTTTTCGGACAATTAGATTCTGTTAAAATAATCAGTCTTTCTGACGGGAAATCTATTAAAATCTCTAAAAATTTCGGTATATTAGAGTTTTTCAATTGGGAAACTGATGCTAAATACAATTTGGTTGGTATTGAAGGAACACAAGAATTTGGAGAACAAGTTCCGGACTTTTGGGATTTTTATAATTTTCAAGTAGGAGATACTATTGAAAGAAGTGAATATGAATATTCTTATACAATTAGTTATGAATCACTATCTTCAAGAGATGAAAAATACGCAATAAATTCTGTAGAAATAACTCCTGATGAAGTAATATGTGAAATTTCCGGAATGTATTATTCTTACTTTTGGGATTATTATAACGGTTCTTCTTCACACGCAGGATATTTTAGCAGAACAGATACTTATACAGAAAATAATACATATACTACAACAATAATTACAAATAGTTACAACCATGAATTAATTCAATTAAATGAATATTTTTATATGGAAGATGAAATTCCTTTTTATAGAAATCTTGAAACTGATTATGAGAATGATTTATATACAAAAAAAGTTGATGACGGAGCCGGTATAAACGAATCCATTCTTTATATAAATTCCGGGACTAATGAAAATCTATTGATAGGGGTTTATATTCTTGAAAACGCCAAATTAAAATATACTGAAACTCTCGGTATGACAGAATATGAGAAAGAAATCGCCCTTGACGGTGAAGGTGCTTTTCATGAACATAACGAACTTCTGGGTTATATTCGAGATGGTATAACATACGGAAATGTTCATCCTGATTCATGGTATATAAACTATATGGATGTTGAAAATATTGACAATAAGCTGAAAATATATCCAAATCCGACAACAAACTTCATAAATATAGTTTTCCCGGAAAATAATTCTCAAAAGTTAATAATTGAAATTAATGATTTTACAGGTAAACAAGTTTTACATTTTCAAACACAAAACAGAGATCAACAAATTAATGTTTCCGGTCTAAACTCCGGATTATATTTTCTTACCATAATATCAGACAACAATATTTATAAAATCAAGTTTGTAAAAAAATAA
- the fsa gene encoding fructose-6-phosphate aldolase, which produces MKFFIDTANLEQIKEAQDLGILDGVTTNPSLMAKEGIKGDKNIINHYKTICEIVDGDVSAEVISTDFEGMIKEGEALAALHPQITIKVPIIKEGIKAIKYFSDKGLKTNCTLVFSVGQALLAAKAGATYVSPFIGRLDDISTDGAALIKQIVDMYNYYGYDTQVLAASIRHTLHIIQCAEAGADVVTAPLSAILGLLKHPLTDIGLEKFLADYNKLNR; this is translated from the coding sequence ATGAAATTTTTTATAGATACTGCAAACCTTGAACAAATTAAAGAGGCACAAGACCTCGGAATACTAGACGGAGTTACAACCAACCCTTCATTAATGGCTAAAGAAGGCATTAAAGGTGATAAAAACATAATAAATCATTACAAAACAATATGCGAAATCGTTGACGGTGATGTAAGTGCAGAAGTAATCTCAACTGATTTTGAAGGCATGATCAAAGAAGGAGAAGCATTAGCTGCATTACATCCTCAAATTACAATCAAAGTGCCAATAATTAAAGAAGGAATTAAAGCCATTAAATATTTTTCGGATAAGGGCTTAAAAACAAACTGTACTTTAGTTTTTTCGGTAGGGCAAGCATTACTTGCCGCCAAAGCCGGAGCAACTTATGTTTCTCCTTTTATCGGCAGATTAGATGATATATCAACTGACGGTGCAGCTTTAATCAAGCAAATTGTAGATATGTATAACTACTACGGTTATGACACACAGGTTTTAGCAGCTTCTATACGCCACACACTGCACATTATACAATGTGCCGAAGCAGGTGCAGATGTTGTTACTGCTCCTTTAAGTGCAATTCTCGGTTTATTGAAACATCCTTTAACTGATATAGGCTTGGAGAAATTTCTCGCGGATTATAATAAGTTGAACAGGTAA
- the tnpA gene encoding IS200/IS605 family transposase: MATYTQILYQIVFSTKNREKVLIKKNREKLYRYIWGVLKNKNCVLYQINGVEDHLHIATHIHPTIAVASLVKDIKVSSSGWIKDERLFPDFTSWQIGYGAFTYSVKDKENLVNYIKRQEAHHKTVTFKEEYIKLLHEHGIEFDEKYLY, from the coding sequence ATGGCAACATACACACAAATCCTATATCAAATTGTTTTCTCAACAAAAAACAGAGAAAAAGTATTGATTAAAAAGAACAGAGAAAAATTGTACAGATATATTTGGGGAGTTTTAAAAAACAAAAATTGTGTTTTATACCAAATTAACGGAGTTGAAGACCACCTTCATATTGCAACTCATATTCATCCCACAATTGCAGTAGCATCATTGGTGAAAGATATTAAAGTTTCATCATCCGGTTGGATAAAAGACGAAAGGTTATTTCCCGATTTTACTTCATGGCAAATAGGTTATGGTGCTTTTACTTATTCTGTCAAAGATAAAGAAAACTTGGTGAATTACATAAAAAGGCAAGAAGCACATCATAAAACTGTAACTTTCAAAGAAGAGTACATCAAATTATTGCATGAACATGGTATTGAATTTGATGAAAAGTATTTGTATTAG
- the accC gene encoding acetyl-CoA carboxylase biotin carboxylase subunit has product MSKINKILIANRGEIALRVMRTAKSMGIKTVAVYSEADRNSPHVRYADEAVLLGPPPSSESYLLGDKIIDYCKQLNVDAVHPGYGFLSENAEFAQAVTDAGIIFIGPNPEAIRLMGDKLQAKETVKDYDIPMIPGTDKAITDIEEAKDIAKDIGYPILIKAAAGGGGKGMRAVYNPEDFEEQMKTAVNEATSAFGNGSVFIEKFFTSPRHIEIQVMADSHGNTVYMFERECSVQRRHQKVIEEAPSAILTPEMRKKMGETAVNVAESCNYVGAGTVEFLYNEGSFYFLEMNTRLQVEHPVTELITGIDLVKEQILVAEGKELSFKQEDLKINGHAIELRVYAEDPGNNFLPDIGKLQKYKKPEGIGVRIDDGFEQGMDIPIYYDPMISKMCTFGRNREEAIEKMKLAIDDYEIIGVETTLSFGKFVMNHDAFISGDYSTAFVSNYFSPESLQQDNLPETEEIAAVIASRLFKQTHDKSNIKIASTGNAKSAWKFNRLQ; this is encoded by the coding sequence ATGTCCAAAATAAATAAAATACTAATTGCAAACAGAGGAGAAATTGCTTTAAGAGTTATGCGAACGGCTAAATCTATGGGTATAAAAACCGTTGCTGTTTATTCTGAAGCCGATCGAAATTCACCGCATGTAAGATATGCAGATGAAGCTGTTTTGCTGGGTCCTCCGCCATCAAGCGAATCTTATCTTTTGGGAGATAAAATCATAGATTATTGCAAACAACTTAATGTTGATGCTGTTCATCCGGGTTACGGTTTTTTATCTGAAAATGCAGAATTTGCTCAAGCCGTAACAGATGCCGGAATTATTTTTATCGGGCCTAATCCGGAAGCAATAAGATTAATGGGAGATAAACTTCAAGCAAAAGAAACTGTTAAAGATTATGATATACCAATGATTCCGGGAACGGATAAAGCCATTACGGATATTGAAGAAGCCAAAGACATTGCAAAAGATATTGGTTATCCGATATTAATTAAAGCAGCAGCCGGAGGAGGAGGTAAAGGAATGCGTGCTGTTTATAATCCGGAAGATTTTGAAGAACAAATGAAAACGGCAGTTAATGAGGCAACATCTGCATTTGGTAACGGATCGGTATTTATTGAAAAGTTTTTTACTTCACCGAGACATATTGAAATTCAGGTAATGGCTGACAGCCACGGGAATACTGTGTATATGTTTGAACGTGAATGTTCTGTACAAAGAAGGCATCAAAAAGTTATTGAAGAAGCACCTTCGGCGATATTGACTCCTGAAATGCGAAAAAAGATGGGAGAAACAGCCGTAAATGTTGCTGAATCTTGTAATTATGTCGGTGCGGGAACTGTTGAATTTCTTTATAATGAAGGTAGTTTTTACTTTCTGGAAATGAATACAAGATTACAAGTAGAACATCCGGTTACGGAACTTATTACAGGTATTGATTTAGTAAAAGAACAAATACTGGTTGCTGAAGGAAAAGAATTAAGTTTTAAACAAGAAGACCTGAAAATAAACGGTCATGCCATAGAATTAAGGGTATATGCGGAAGATCCCGGTAATAATTTTTTGCCGGATATCGGAAAACTTCAAAAATATAAAAAACCTGAAGGAATAGGAGTGAGGATAGATGACGGTTTTGAGCAGGGGATGGATATTCCCATATATTATGATCCGATGATTTCTAAAATGTGCACTTTCGGCAGAAACCGAGAAGAAGCCATTGAAAAAATGAAACTTGCCATTGATGATTATGAGATCATTGGTGTTGAAACAACTTTATCATTCGGAAAATTTGTTATGAATCATGATGCATTTATTTCGGGGGATTACAGTACTGCCTTTGTCAGCAATTACTTTTCACCTGAAAGTTTGCAACAAGATAATTTACCGGAAACAGAGGAAATTGCAGCCGTTATCGCATCAAGATTATTCAAACAAACACATGATAAAAGCAATATAAAAATTGCTTCAACCGGCAATGCAAAATCTGCTTGGAAATTTAACAGGTTACAGTAA
- a CDS encoding phage Gp37/Gp68 family protein, with the protein MATKIEWTEATWNPSAGCTKISLGCKNCYAETMAIRLQAMGVEGYENGFRFNIVPSRLNDPLKRKKPTVYFVNSMSDIFHEEMPYDYLDKIFDVIEKTPQHIYQILTKRAENMFQYLSIKKIPKNIWLGVTVENKKDGLPRIEKLRKLNASVLFLSIEPLLENLERIDLENIDWVIVGGESGNRARPMNKDWVLSIKQQCEKNNVAFFFKQWGTWGADNVKRNKKENGKILNGKVWHQYPEIIEKYQTIPA; encoded by the coding sequence ATGGCAACAAAAATTGAATGGACAGAAGCAACATGGAATCCGTCAGCCGGTTGTACCAAAATAAGTTTAGGTTGTAAAAATTGCTACGCAGAAACTATGGCAATTAGATTACAGGCAATGGGTGTAGAAGGATATGAAAACGGTTTTAGATTTAATATCGTTCCAAGTCGATTAAATGATCCGCTAAAAAGAAAAAAGCCTACAGTTTATTTCGTAAATTCAATGAGCGACATTTTTCATGAAGAAATGCCTTATGATTATTTAGATAAAATATTCGATGTGATTGAAAAAACTCCACAACATATTTATCAGATTCTTACAAAAAGAGCAGAAAATATGTTTCAATATTTATCAATAAAAAAAATACCTAAAAATATTTGGCTTGGTGTAACAGTTGAAAACAAGAAAGACGGTTTACCAAGAATTGAGAAATTAAGAAAACTGAATGCCTCTGTCCTCTTTCTTTCTATAGAACCATTACTCGAAAACCTTGAAAGAATTGATTTAGAAAATATTGACTGGGTTATAGTTGGAGGAGAAAGCGGAAACAGAGCAAGACCAATGAACAAAGACTGGGTGTTAAGTATTAAACAACAATGTGAAAAAAATAATGTTGCATTCTTTTTTAAACAGTGGGGAACATGGGGAGCTGATAATGTTAAACGTAATAAAAAAGAAAACGGAAAAATTTTAAACGGAAAAGTTTGGCATCAGTATCCAGAAATTATTGAGAAATATCAAACTATTCCTGCTTAA
- the tcmP gene encoding three-Cys-motif partner protein TcmP yields the protein MAKNINVKPFDEATRLKLNIFGECFEEWLPVFNNDLYTKKVYIFDFFAGSGTDKDNNQGSPLILLEKAKGKDRKYCLNAKKETAFIFNESLKDKSIELKQNLKEHIKECKIKNNCNDCVYDYTVLNYEFKNVFRDSRIKGILEDKDFGKFVLLDQYGFKEIDESIFKQLISFPKTDFIFFISSSFINRFKEHQNTRKYIDTSKISFEDRKPNEIHRAVADYFRDLIPIEKEYYLHHFSIRKEANKGNYYGLIFGSNHTLGMEKFLKVCWRNDEFSGEANYNIDVNYEQGSLFYDPKNPVKKENVKKKIEDQILQEKIRDNTTGLKYAMNEGCEPKLFTEVVQEMEKQRIIIRVGNVNNSSTNIHRAKIYQIKIVNNGNKN from the coding sequence ATGGCAAAAAACATTAATGTCAAACCTTTTGATGAAGCAACAAGGCTAAAATTAAATATTTTTGGCGAATGCTTTGAAGAATGGTTGCCTGTTTTCAATAATGATTTATATACAAAAAAAGTCTACATCTTTGATTTCTTTGCCGGTAGCGGAACTGATAAAGACAATAATCAGGGAAGTCCACTAATTTTATTAGAAAAAGCAAAAGGAAAAGACAGGAAATATTGTCTTAATGCAAAAAAAGAAACTGCTTTTATTTTCAATGAAAGCTTAAAAGATAAAAGTATTGAACTTAAACAGAACTTAAAAGAACATATAAAAGAATGTAAAATCAAAAATAATTGTAATGATTGTGTTTACGACTATACTGTTCTGAATTATGAATTTAAAAATGTTTTTAGGGACAGTAGAATTAAAGGCATATTAGAAGACAAAGATTTTGGAAAATTTGTTCTTTTAGACCAATATGGTTTTAAAGAAATTGACGAAAGTATTTTTAAACAACTGATTTCATTTCCAAAAACAGATTTTATTTTTTTCATTTCATCTTCTTTTATAAATAGATTTAAAGAACATCAGAATACAAGAAAATATATTGATACTTCAAAAATTAGTTTTGAAGATAGAAAACCAAATGAAATTCACAGAGCTGTAGCAGATTATTTTAGAGACCTAATTCCCATAGAAAAGGAGTATTATCTCCATCATTTCTCAATAAGAAAAGAGGCAAATAAAGGGAATTATTACGGATTGATTTTTGGTTCAAATCATACCTTGGGTATGGAAAAATTTTTGAAAGTATGTTGGAGAAATGATGAATTTTCAGGTGAAGCAAATTATAATATTGATGTTAATTATGAGCAAGGCTCTCTTTTTTACGATCCAAAAAATCCTGTGAAAAAAGAAAATGTAAAGAAGAAAATAGAAGACCAAATTTTGCAAGAAAAAATAAGAGATAATACAACAGGGTTAAAATATGCAATGAACGAAGGTTGTGAACCAAAACTTTTTACAGAAGTAGTTCAAGAAATGGAAAAACAAAGAATTATTATACGGGTAGGGAATGTAAATAATAGTTCAACAAATATTCATAGGGCAAAAATATATCAAATAAAAATTGTGAATAATGGCAACAAAAATTGA
- the ftsZ gene encoding cell division protein FtsZ, with amino-acid sequence MEDLLPFDLPANFSSIIKVLGVGGGGSNAVNHMYRQGIKGVDFIVTNTDIQALEKSPVSTKIQLGKTLTQGLGAGNLPERGRESAIENIEDIKAVLGNNTKMVFITAGMGGGTGTGGAPVIAEAAKSMGILTVGIVTIPFRYEGRKRIKGAIEGISKMEKHVDALLVINNEKIREIYGNLGGREALGKADEVLTVAAKGIAEIITVEGHINVDFADVKTVMKDSGIALMGTGEASGEGRSENAIEQALSSPLLDNTDIKGAKNLLLNIVSGKEEATLDEISYINEYVQKAAGDNADLIWGSNVDENLGDIIAVTVIATGFGSHDIPELYADKIIRSEENTETTVIEIGKTEQPENEDEDNFFEDYDYKPKITVKKAETEKENDTLKEVIFEENKEPVKEFAFAEKEIIKKQDINEQTITSSNEQKISNYLSNLNELEDVPAFKRKGIKIKEENNTDKSKYSRYTLSEEDGDISLNKNNSYLHDKAD; translated from the coding sequence ATGGAAGATTTATTGCCATTTGATCTGCCCGCCAATTTTTCATCAATTATTAAAGTCCTCGGAGTAGGAGGAGGCGGAAGTAATGCTGTTAATCACATGTATCGGCAAGGTATTAAGGGGGTTGATTTTATTGTAACAAATACTGACATCCAGGCACTTGAAAAAAGCCCTGTAAGCACAAAAATACAATTGGGAAAAACATTAACACAAGGTCTTGGTGCCGGGAACCTGCCTGAAAGAGGCAGAGAATCTGCTATTGAAAATATTGAAGATATAAAAGCAGTTCTCGGTAATAATACTAAAATGGTATTTATCACTGCCGGTATGGGCGGAGGCACAGGAACAGGCGGAGCTCCGGTAATTGCTGAAGCAGCTAAAAGCATGGGTATTTTAACTGTCGGTATTGTTACAATACCGTTCAGATATGAAGGACGAAAGCGAATTAAAGGTGCTATTGAAGGAATAAGCAAAATGGAAAAACATGTTGATGCATTGTTGGTTATTAATAATGAAAAAATTCGTGAAATCTACGGTAACTTAGGAGGCAGAGAAGCTCTCGGCAAAGCTGATGAAGTTCTTACGGTTGCTGCTAAAGGAATTGCTGAAATAATAACTGTTGAAGGGCATATCAATGTTGATTTTGCCGATGTGAAAACAGTTATGAAAGACAGTGGTATAGCATTAATGGGAACAGGTGAAGCAAGCGGAGAAGGCAGATCTGAAAATGCAATTGAACAAGCATTAAGTTCTCCCCTGCTTGATAATACTGATATTAAAGGGGCAAAAAACCTACTTTTAAATATCGTTTCAGGTAAAGAAGAAGCAACTCTTGATGAAATCAGTTATATAAATGAATATGTACAAAAAGCCGCCGGAGATAATGCTGATCTCATCTGGGGCAGTAATGTAGATGAAAACTTAGGCGATATTATTGCCGTAACAGTTATAGCAACAGGATTCGGCTCACATGATATTCCTGAATTATACGCAGATAAAATAATCCGTTCAGAAGAAAATACTGAAACTACAGTTATTGAAATAGGAAAAACAGAGCAACCGGAAAATGAAGATGAAGATAACTTTTTTGAAGATTATGATTACAAACCAAAAATAACTGTTAAAAAAGCTGAAACTGAAAAGGAAAATGATACTTTGAAAGAAGTTATTTTTGAAGAAAATAAAGAGCCTGTTAAAGAATTTGCATTTGCTGAAAAAGAGATAATTAAAAAACAGGATATAAATGAACAAACTATAACATCAAGTAATGAGCAGAAAATAAGTAATTATCTTTCAAATTTAAACGAACTTGAAGACGTTCCTGCATTCAAAAGAAAAGGAATAAAAATTAAAGAAGAAAATAATACCGATAAAAGTAAATATTCAAGATATACACTTTCAGAAGAGGATGGTGATATTTCATTAAATAAGAATAATTCCTATCTGCATGATAAAGCAGATTAA
- the ftsA gene encoding cell division protein FtsA, with amino-acid sequence MRDKITAIDIGTTKIVALAGEKDEKGRVKIITKGTVPTPPKSVKRGVVQNIEQVSKAIKEAVEIAEKKSDIKFTSAYVGIAGQHIKSIQNSHSIFINSDDQLIKQEDVDKMTEEIKSITLEPGEEILDVIPQNFKVDMENGVSEPVGMHGKKLSGNYHIIIGEITSAKNIKRCIERIDISVNNLYLEPIASAEAVLTEDEKEAGVALVDIGGGTTDLAVYYDGVLRHTAVIPFGGDVITKDIKEAYQILNKHAEELKIECGTALSDFAKKDSLAVIPGISGREPKEISLSELAEVIQARMEEVINIINFEIINSGYRDKLAAGIALTGGGSLLENLQQLMKFITGLDVKLSKPANYASSGGARVHSPKLSTAVGLVMLGFSSPGNTFAGKRKNKKKTQKSGKSFKDFFGSVTQSVKQTAMDFFDDEDVEIEEL; translated from the coding sequence ATGAGAGATAAAATAACAGCAATTGATATTGGGACAACGAAAATAGTAGCCTTGGCAGGTGAAAAAGATGAAAAGGGAAGAGTAAAAATTATTACAAAAGGAACTGTTCCTACTCCTCCAAAAAGTGTGAAGAGAGGAGTTGTCCAAAATATTGAGCAAGTATCAAAAGCTATAAAAGAAGCTGTAGAAATTGCAGAAAAAAAATCGGATATTAAGTTTACGTCTGCTTATGTTGGTATTGCCGGGCAACATATTAAGAGCATTCAAAACAGTCATTCGATTTTCATTAATTCCGATGATCAATTGATAAAACAAGAAGATGTTGATAAAATGACCGAAGAAATCAAAAGCATCACGCTTGAACCCGGAGAAGAAATACTTGACGTTATTCCTCAAAATTTTAAAGTTGATATGGAAAACGGTGTTTCTGAACCTGTTGGTATGCATGGTAAAAAACTTTCCGGAAATTATCATATAATTATCGGTGAAATTACATCTGCAAAAAACATAAAAAGATGTATAGAAAGAATTGACATAAGTGTTAATAATCTCTACTTGGAACCAATTGCATCAGCTGAAGCTGTATTAACTGAAGACGAAAAAGAAGCCGGAGTTGCTTTGGTTGATATTGGAGGAGGAACTACAGATCTTGCCGTTTATTATGACGGAGTTTTAAGACATACAGCAGTAATTCCGTTTGGAGGTGATGTTATTACAAAAGATATCAAAGAAGCATATCAAATATTGAATAAACATGCCGAAGAATTAAAAATTGAATGCGGAACGGCATTAAGTGATTTTGCTAAAAAAGACAGCTTAGCAGTAATTCCCGGAATAAGCGGCAGAGAACCAAAAGAAATATCACTTAGCGAATTGGCAGAAGTTATTCAAGCCAGAATGGAGGAAGTTATTAATATCATTAACTTCGAGATCATTAATTCGGGATACAGAGATAAATTAGCTGCAGGTATAGCCCTGACAGGCGGCGGATCATTATTAGAAAACTTGCAACAATTGATGAAATTTATTACCGGGCTGGATGTTAAACTTTCAAAACCGGCTAATTATGCATCAAGCGGAGGTGCGAGAGTACACAGCCCGAAACTATCAACTGCCGTAGGTCTTGTAATGTTAGGATTTAGCAGCCCCGGCAATACATTTGCAGGAAAAAGAAAAAATAAGAAAAAAACACAAAAAAGCGGAAAAAGTTTTAAAGATTTTTTCGGATCTGTTACACAAAGTGTTAAACAAACAGCTATGGACTTCTTCGATGATGAAGATGTTGAAATTGAGGAATTATAA